From the Planctomycetota bacterium genome, the window TGCTGGGATCGATGATCACGGACATGCCCGGGTCGTCGGTCGCGTTCGTCGGCGCGCTCGTCACGTACTCGAACCGGTTGAAGACCCTCCTGGCGGGGGTCGAGCCCGGGATGTTCGAGCACGCCGGCCCCGGTGCTGTGAGCGCCGCGTGCGCCCTGGCCCTGGCCCGGGGCGGGCTCGAGCGTCTTGGCTGCACGCACGCGCTCTCGATCACGGGCATCGCCGGGCCCGACGGGGGCGTGCCCGCGTTCGACGGGCGCGACGCCAAGCCCGTGGGCACGGTGTTCATCGCGCGAGCATCGGCGGACGGCTCGTCGCAGGTACGTCGGTTCCGGTTCGCGGGCGATCGCGGATCCGTCCGCCACTGGTCGGCGATGTCCGCGCTCGCGATGCTGCGTCTGCACCTGGTCGGCGCGGGCGAGACGGCGCTGCTCCGCGAAGCCCCGCGCGCCCAGTAGCGGGCTACAGCTCGCGCACGAGCATCACCTGGCACGCCCACGTGAGGCCCGCCCCGAACCCGACGACCGCCACCAACTGCCCCGGCCGCAGCGAGCCCCGCGCACGCTCCAGCGCGATCGGGATCGACGCCGACGCGGTGTTGCCCGTGTCGCCGATGTCGACCACCAGTCGCTCCGGGCCGATGTCGAGCTGCCGCCCGACGGCCTCGATGATCCGCGCGTTCGCCTGGTGCGGGATGACCACGTCGAAGTCGCCCGGCGAGACGCCCACGCCCTTGGCGGCCTTCCGCAGGCAATCGGTCATGCGAAGCACCGCCGTCTTGAACACCTCGCGCCCGTGCAGTTCCAGCGTGTGCCACGCGGTGGCGACCGACTCGGCCGACGCCGGGGTGCGGCTTCCGCCGGCCCGGACACGGATGAGATCGGCCCCGCGCCCGTCCGCGCCGATGTCGGAATAGATGATGTCGAATCGCCCCCGCGCCGCGACGACCGCCGCCCCCGCGCCGTCCCCGAAGAGGATGCACGACTGGCGGTCCGCGTAGTTCGTGATGCGCGTCAGCGTGTCGGCGCCGATCACCAGCACGCGCTTGTTCATCCCGCTCTTGATGGCGGCGGCTGCGAGTTGCATCGCGTACCCGTAGCCGGCGCACCCGGCGTTCACGTCCATCGCCGGCACCCCGCTGCACCCCAGGGCCGCCTGCAGATGGCACGCCGACGACGGCACGGGCGTGTCCGGGGTCGACGTCGCGACCAGGATGAGGTCGAGATCGGTGGGGGAGAGGTGGGCGTCTTCCAGCGCTCGCAGGGCCGCGA encodes:
- a CDS encoding beta-ketoacyl-ACP synthase III, producing MRHALAPTLTSSRIASLPPALCSILGLGHYLPSRILTNDELALTVDTSDAWIVERTGIHGRRCAAPGEATSDMARFAALRALEDAHLSPTDLDLILVATSTPDTPVPSSACHLQAALGCSGVPAMDVNAGCAGYGYAMQLAAAAIKSGMNKRVLVIGADTLTRITNYADRQSCILFGDGAGAAVVAARGRFDIIYSDIGADGRGADLIRVRAGGSRTPASAESVATAWHTLELHGREVFKTAVLRMTDCLRKAAKGVGVSPGDFDVVIPHQANARIIEAVGRQLDIGPERLVVDIGDTGNTASASIPIALERARGSLRPGQLVAVVGFGAGLTWACQVMLVREL